The following are encoded in a window of Streptomyces sp. SAT1 genomic DNA:
- a CDS encoding glycosyltransferase produces the protein MWTALGSLAAWLWLLLGQGFFWRTDVRLPAGREPGPEDWPAVCVVVPARDEAAVLGESLPSLLAQDYPGRAEVFLIDDGSSDGTGELARELARRGGGLPLTVDSPGEPPAGWTGKLWAVRHGIALARARAPEYLLLTDADIAHAPDSLRRLVAAARAGGFDVVSQMARLRVESLWERLVVPAFVYFFAQLYPFRWIGRRGGRTAAAAGGCVLLRAEAAERARIPDAIRHAVIDDVALARAVKGGGGHIWLGLAERVDSVRPYPRLRDLWRMVSRSAYAQLRHNPLVLAGTVAGLALVYLVPPAALVAGLWWGGAATAAAGGGAWLVMAATYAPMLRYYRQPLWLAPLLPFTAFLYLLMTVDSAVQHYRGRGAAWKGRTYARPDAVPEEG, from the coding sequence ATGTGGACCGCCCTGGGATCCCTCGCCGCCTGGCTGTGGCTGCTGCTCGGCCAGGGGTTCTTCTGGCGTACGGACGTGAGACTGCCCGCGGGGCGGGAGCCGGGCCCCGAGGACTGGCCGGCCGTCTGCGTGGTGGTCCCCGCGCGGGACGAGGCGGCCGTGCTGGGCGAGAGCCTGCCGTCGCTGCTCGCGCAGGACTATCCGGGGCGGGCGGAGGTGTTCCTGATCGACGACGGCAGCTCCGACGGCACCGGGGAGCTGGCCCGCGAGCTGGCCCGGCGCGGCGGCGGGCTGCCCCTGACGGTGGACTCGCCGGGTGAGCCGCCGGCCGGGTGGACCGGCAAGCTGTGGGCCGTGCGGCACGGCATCGCGCTGGCACGCGCGCGTGCGCCGGAGTACCTGCTGCTGACGGACGCGGACATCGCGCACGCCCCGGACAGCCTGCGCCGTCTGGTGGCCGCCGCGCGGGCCGGGGGTTTCGACGTCGTCTCGCAGATGGCCCGGCTGCGGGTGGAGAGCCTGTGGGAGCGGCTGGTCGTACCGGCGTTCGTCTACTTCTTCGCGCAGCTGTATCCGTTCCGGTGGATCGGGCGGCGGGGCGGGCGGACGGCGGCGGCAGCGGGCGGTTGTGTGCTGCTGCGCGCCGAGGCGGCCGAGCGGGCGCGGATCCCGGACGCGATCCGGCACGCGGTGATCGACGACGTGGCCCTGGCCCGCGCGGTGAAGGGCGGCGGCGGGCACATCTGGCTGGGGCTGGCCGAGCGGGTGGACAGCGTGCGCCCGTATCCGCGGCTGCGCGATCTGTGGCGGATGGTCTCGCGCAGCGCGTACGCGCAGTTGCGGCACAACCCGCTGGTGCTGGCCGGCACGGTGGCGGGGCTGGCGCTGGTGTATCTGGTGCCGCCGGCGGCGCTGGTCGCGGGGCTGTGGTGGGGCGGCGCGGCGACGGCCGCGGCCGGGGGCGGGGCGTGGCTGGTGATGGCGGCGACGTATGCGCCGATGCTGCGGTACTACCGCCAGCCGCTGTGGCTCGCGCCGCTGCTGCCGTTCACGGCGTTCCTCTATCTGCTGATGACGGTGGACTCGGCCGTGCAGCACTACCGGGGGCGGGGTGCGGCCTGGAAGGGCCGCACCTACGCGCGTCCGGACGCCGTGCCCGAGGAGGGCTGA
- the lnt gene encoding apolipoprotein N-acyltransferase, whose protein sequence is MTVTATSADESDRVSPPSARAPWPARLVRLVPAVVAALSGLLLYVSFPPRTLWWLALPAFAAFGWVLRGRTWKAALGLGYLFGLGFLLPLLVWTGVEVGPGPWLALAAVEALFVALVGVGVAAVSKLPAWPVWAAALWITGEAARARVPFHGFPWGKVAFGQADGVFLPLAAVGGTPVLGFAVVLCGFGLCEAVRLAVQGRRTGTLRRPAAAVALLSVAVPVGGALAARTLVSDKAENGTATVALIQGNVPRAGLEFNAQRRAVLDYHARETERLAAEVEEGKAPRPDVVLWPENSSDIDPLEFPDARLVVDQAAKAIGAPVSIGSVVERDGRLYNEQILWDPVKGPLQTYDKRQIQPFGEYLPLRSLLGAINGDWTSMVRQDFSRGTAPGVFTVGGTRIGLATCYEAAFDWAVRDTVTHGAQMISVPSNNATFDRSEMTYQQLAMSRVRAVEHSRTVTVPVTSGVSAVIMPDGRITQKTGMFVAAHLVQKVPLRSSRTPATDLGALPELALVLVAAGGLGWAIGAGVRGRRARDV, encoded by the coding sequence GTGACCGTCACCGCAACCTCCGCCGACGAGTCGGACCGGGTGAGCCCGCCCTCCGCCCGCGCACCCTGGCCCGCGCGACTCGTCCGGCTCGTACCCGCCGTCGTGGCGGCACTGTCCGGCCTCCTCCTCTACGTCAGCTTCCCGCCGCGGACCCTGTGGTGGCTGGCCCTGCCGGCCTTCGCCGCCTTCGGCTGGGTACTGCGCGGGCGCACCTGGAAGGCGGCACTCGGCCTGGGCTACCTCTTCGGCCTCGGCTTCCTGCTGCCCCTGCTGGTGTGGACCGGCGTGGAGGTCGGCCCCGGCCCCTGGCTGGCGCTGGCCGCCGTGGAGGCACTCTTCGTCGCCCTGGTGGGCGTCGGTGTCGCGGCGGTCTCCAAGCTGCCCGCCTGGCCGGTGTGGGCGGCGGCCCTGTGGATCACCGGCGAGGCGGCACGCGCGCGCGTGCCCTTCCACGGCTTCCCCTGGGGCAAGGTCGCCTTCGGCCAGGCGGACGGCGTGTTCCTGCCGCTGGCCGCGGTCGGCGGCACCCCCGTCCTCGGCTTCGCGGTCGTCCTGTGCGGCTTCGGCCTGTGCGAGGCCGTACGCCTGGCGGTCCAGGGGCGGCGCACCGGGACCCTGCGGCGCCCGGCCGCCGCCGTCGCGCTGCTGAGCGTGGCCGTGCCGGTGGGCGGCGCGCTGGCGGCCCGCACCCTGGTCAGCGACAAGGCCGAGAACGGAACCGCCACCGTCGCGCTGATCCAGGGCAACGTGCCGCGCGCCGGCCTGGAGTTCAACGCCCAGCGACGGGCCGTGCTCGACTACCACGCGCGGGAGACCGAGCGGCTGGCGGCCGAGGTCGAGGAGGGCAAGGCACCCCGGCCCGACGTGGTGCTCTGGCCGGAGAACTCCTCCGACATCGACCCGCTGGAGTTCCCGGACGCGCGCCTGGTCGTCGACCAGGCCGCCAAGGCGATCGGGGCGCCCGTCTCGATCGGCAGCGTCGTGGAGCGCGACGGCAGGCTGTACAACGAACAGATCCTCTGGGACCCGGTCAAGGGCCCCCTCCAGACGTACGACAAGCGGCAGATCCAGCCCTTCGGCGAGTACCTGCCGCTGCGCTCGCTGCTCGGCGCGATCAACGGCGACTGGACCTCCATGGTCCGCCAGGACTTCAGCCGGGGCACCGCGCCGGGCGTGTTCACCGTCGGCGGCACCCGGATCGGCCTGGCCACCTGCTACGAGGCCGCCTTCGACTGGGCCGTGCGCGACACGGTCACCCACGGCGCGCAGATGATCTCCGTGCCGAGCAACAACGCGACCTTCGACCGCAGCGAGATGACCTACCAGCAGCTCGCGATGTCCCGCGTCCGCGCGGTCGAGCACAGCCGCACCGTCACCGTCCCGGTGACCAGCGGCGTCAGCGCGGTCATCATGCCCGACGGCCGCATCACGCAGAAGACCGGCATGTTCGTTGCGGCCCACCTCGTCCAGAAGGTGCCCCTGCGCTCCTCGCGCACGCCCGCCACCGACCTGGGCGCCCTGCCGGAACTCGCCCTCGTCCTGGTCGCCGCGGGCGGCCTGGGCTGGGCGATCGGAGCCGGTGTGCGCGGGCGGCGCGCCCGGGACGTGTGA
- a CDS encoding 3-hydroxybutyrate dehydrogenase, whose translation MTSPSPHPAPQGPPLDLDGRTALVTGAAGGIGRACALRLAAAGAKVRAVDRDAEGLAALAAHSAHLPGVLEPHVLDLTDLDAAEHAAAGTDVLVNNAGIQLVRPIEEFPPDVFHTVLTVMLEAPFRLIRGALPHMYGQAWGRIVNISSVHGLRASAYKSAYVAAKHGLEGLSKTAALEGAPHGVTSNCVNPAYVRTPLVERQLADQAEAHGVPEDRVLSDILLKDSAVKRLIEPEEVAEAVAYLCGPHGSFVTGSSLVLDGGWTAH comes from the coding sequence ATGACCTCGCCCAGCCCGCACCCTGCCCCTCAAGGCCCCCCGCTCGACCTCGACGGCCGCACCGCGCTCGTCACGGGCGCCGCCGGCGGGATCGGCCGCGCCTGCGCGCTCCGGCTGGCCGCCGCGGGAGCAAAGGTCAGAGCCGTCGACCGGGACGCGGAGGGCCTGGCCGCACTCGCCGCACACTCCGCCCACCTCCCGGGCGTCCTCGAGCCCCACGTCCTCGACCTCACCGACCTCGACGCCGCCGAACACGCGGCGGCGGGCACCGACGTGCTCGTCAACAACGCCGGGATCCAGCTGGTACGGCCCATCGAGGAGTTCCCGCCCGACGTCTTCCACACCGTGCTGACCGTGATGCTCGAAGCACCCTTCCGGCTCATCCGCGGCGCCCTGCCGCACATGTACGGACAGGCATGGGGCCGGATCGTCAACATCTCCTCGGTGCACGGCCTGCGCGCCTCCGCCTACAAATCGGCGTACGTCGCCGCCAAGCACGGCCTGGAGGGCCTGTCCAAGACGGCCGCCCTCGAAGGCGCCCCGCACGGAGTCACCTCCAACTGCGTCAACCCCGCCTATGTGCGCACCCCCCTGGTCGAACGGCAGCTCGCCGACCAGGCCGAGGCCCACGGCGTACCCGAGGACCGGGTCCTCTCCGACATCCTGCTGAAGGACAGCGCCGTCAAACGCCTGATCGAACCGGAGGAGGTCGCCGAGGCCGTGGCCTACCTGTGCGGCCCGCACGGCTCCTTCGTCACCGGCAGCTCGCTGGTCCTCGACGGCGGCTGGACCGCCCACTGA
- a CDS encoding TerD family protein, with protein MPKGSNTPVPTTALRVEVGRRSGPGVPDVDASALLLAPSGKVRSDGDFVFYNQPAHTSGAVRHEGKRDAAGQVTDTLVADLARVEAAVDRIVLAASADGGAFGQVPGLYVEVRDAAAGTVVARFDSTGASVETAFVLGEFYRRQGAWKFRAVGQGYSSGLEGLATDFGITVDEPQHAAPPPPAGRAAAPPAFPPPAPATAAPLAPPPPTGPPVPLPPPVGATGAVPPPPPPPAPAAAPVRLTKVTLTKAAPSVSLAKQGGTSGTMRVNLNWQTRKQFSGWTGKRGRATAMHSDLDLDLCALYELSDGRKGVVQALGNAFGALHRPPYIHLDGDDRTGAVTDGENLTLNLDHTHDFRRVLVFVTIYEGARSFADLHATVTLQPQHGAPVDFSLDECTVPSTVCALALITNTGGDLVVQREARYLVPARGVSLQRTVDHAYGWGMNWTPGRK; from the coding sequence ATGCCGAAGGGATCGAACACGCCGGTGCCGACGACGGCCCTGCGCGTCGAAGTGGGCCGGCGTTCCGGTCCCGGCGTCCCCGACGTGGACGCCTCCGCCCTGCTGCTGGCACCGAGCGGGAAAGTGCGCTCGGACGGCGACTTCGTCTTCTACAACCAGCCGGCCCACACCTCGGGCGCGGTACGGCACGAGGGCAAGCGGGACGCCGCGGGGCAGGTGACGGACACGCTCGTCGCCGACCTCGCGCGCGTGGAGGCGGCCGTCGACCGGATCGTGCTCGCCGCGTCGGCGGACGGCGGCGCCTTCGGCCAGGTGCCGGGCCTGTACGTCGAGGTGCGGGACGCGGCGGCCGGTACCGTCGTCGCCCGCTTCGACAGCACCGGTGCGAGTGTCGAGACCGCCTTCGTGCTGGGCGAGTTCTACCGCCGTCAGGGCGCCTGGAAGTTCCGGGCCGTGGGCCAGGGATACAGCAGCGGACTGGAGGGGCTGGCCACGGACTTCGGCATCACCGTCGACGAACCGCAGCACGCCGCGCCGCCGCCCCCGGCGGGCCGTGCCGCGGCACCGCCCGCGTTCCCGCCCCCGGCCCCGGCGACGGCCGCCCCCCTCGCGCCGCCGCCCCCGACCGGCCCCCCGGTGCCCCTGCCGCCGCCCGTCGGCGCCACCGGTGCCGTGCCCCCGCCGCCTCCGCCGCCGGCTCCCGCCGCGGCCCCCGTGCGCCTCACCAAGGTCACGCTCACCAAGGCGGCGCCCTCCGTCTCGCTGGCCAAGCAGGGCGGCACGTCGGGCACCATGCGCGTCAACCTCAACTGGCAGACGCGCAAGCAGTTCTCCGGCTGGACGGGCAAGCGCGGGCGGGCCACCGCCATGCACTCCGACCTCGACCTCGACCTGTGCGCCCTCTACGAACTCAGCGACGGCCGCAAGGGAGTCGTCCAGGCCCTCGGCAACGCCTTCGGGGCACTGCACCGGCCTCCGTACATCCACCTCGACGGCGACGACCGCACGGGCGCCGTGACCGACGGCGAGAACCTCACCCTCAACCTCGACCACACGCACGACTTCCGGCGTGTCCTCGTCTTCGTGACCATCTACGAAGGAGCCCGGTCCTTCGCCGACCTGCACGCCACGGTCACCCTCCAGCCGCAGCACGGCGCCCCGGTCGACTTCTCCCTGGACGAGTGCACGGTCCCCTCGACCGTCTGCGCCCTCGCCCTGATCACCAACACCGGCGGCGACCTCGTCGTCCAGCGCGAGGCCCGCTACCTGGTCCCCGCGCGCGGGGTGAGCCTCCAGCGCACCGTCGACCACGCCTACGGCTGGGGCATGAACTGGACCCCCGGCCGCAAGTGA
- a CDS encoding NUDIX hydrolase — protein MATPDFIRTIRASAGNQLLWLPGVTAVVFDDEGRVLLGRRSDTGKWSVIGGIPEPGEQPAACAVREVHEETAVHCVTERLVLVQALSPVTYANGDVCQYMDITFRCRAVGGEARVNDDESLEVGWFTVDALPELNEFALFRIKQALSDAPTWFDTTDLG, from the coding sequence ATGGCTACTCCTGACTTCATCCGCACGATCCGGGCCTCGGCGGGCAACCAGCTGCTGTGGCTGCCCGGGGTCACCGCCGTGGTCTTCGACGACGAGGGCAGGGTCCTGCTGGGCCGCCGCTCCGACACCGGCAAGTGGTCGGTGATCGGCGGGATCCCCGAGCCCGGGGAGCAGCCCGCCGCCTGCGCCGTGCGCGAGGTGCACGAGGAGACCGCGGTGCACTGCGTCACCGAACGGCTGGTCCTGGTCCAGGCACTGTCCCCCGTCACCTACGCCAACGGCGACGTCTGCCAGTACATGGACATCACCTTCCGCTGCCGTGCCGTGGGCGGCGAGGCCCGGGTCAACGACGACGAATCACTCGAGGTCGGCTGGTTCACGGTGGACGCGCTGCCCGAGCTCAACGAATTCGCCCTGTTCCGGATCAAGCAGGCCCTGTCCGACGCCCCCACGTGGTTCGACACTACGGACCTTGGCTGA
- a CDS encoding helix-turn-helix domain-containing protein gives MSSDHAQSAGRPAADAGPPTGTAAPPGGAAPPPDGSAGTPFLELLARGAPATAYEQPVLLARAEGRPAEWIAALDHAKLLALRVRAELEGRRRREAELSALFETAHDLAGLRDLDAVLQAIVQRARSLLGTDVAYLTLNDPARKDTYMRVTEGSVAARFQQLRLGMGEGLGGLVAQTARPYVTDDYFKDARFQHTGTIDAGVQDEGLVAILGVPLMLGPHVIGVLFAADRRARVFEREQIALLGSFAALAAAAIDSANLLTETRAALAGLERANEIIRDRSAVIERASDVHDRLAELVLRGGGVHDVAAAVSQVLEDGTVEFSEAAAAPADALEASRAEGHAVRHGDDWVAAVTAGGELLGALVLRGHHGLDPVDQRTLERAAMVTSLLLLARRSAAEAEQRVRGELLDDLLDARDRDPRLLRERATRLHADLDATYVVLAARLDTPAADADQEADARRRLWSAASHLAATRHGLAAARDGGTVLLLPLQRGATATELARRTARHLGTAVHEAVTVGASAPVDDLAAHPGTATAAYAEAQRSLEALRLLGRTGDGAAAEDFGFLGLLLAGERDVAGFVDRTIGRVTAYDDRRGTDLVRTLEAYFACGMSPVRTKDELHVHVNTVAQRLERVGRLLGEDWQTPARVLEIQLALRLHRLSSPARG, from the coding sequence ATGTCCAGCGATCACGCGCAGTCCGCCGGGCGCCCCGCCGCCGACGCGGGCCCGCCGACCGGCACCGCCGCCCCGCCCGGCGGCGCCGCACCCCCGCCCGACGGCAGCGCGGGCACCCCGTTCCTCGAACTGCTGGCCCGCGGCGCACCCGCCACCGCCTACGAACAGCCGGTGCTGCTCGCCCGCGCCGAAGGCCGGCCCGCCGAGTGGATCGCCGCCCTCGACCACGCCAAGCTGCTCGCCCTGCGCGTACGCGCCGAACTGGAAGGACGCAGACGCCGCGAGGCCGAACTGTCGGCCCTGTTCGAGACCGCCCACGACCTGGCCGGTCTCAGAGACCTCGACGCGGTGCTCCAGGCCATCGTGCAGCGCGCCCGGTCGCTCCTCGGCACCGACGTCGCCTACCTCACGCTCAACGACCCCGCCCGCAAGGACACCTACATGCGGGTCACCGAGGGCTCGGTGGCGGCCCGCTTCCAGCAACTGCGCCTGGGCATGGGGGAGGGACTGGGCGGCCTGGTCGCCCAGACGGCCCGCCCGTACGTCACCGACGACTACTTCAAGGACGCCCGGTTCCAGCACACCGGCACCATCGACGCCGGCGTGCAGGACGAAGGACTGGTCGCCATCCTCGGCGTCCCGCTCATGCTCGGCCCGCACGTCATCGGCGTACTGTTCGCCGCCGACCGCCGGGCCCGGGTCTTCGAACGGGAGCAGATCGCCCTGCTCGGCTCCTTCGCCGCCCTCGCCGCGGCCGCCATCGACAGCGCCAACCTGCTCACCGAGACCCGCGCCGCCCTCGCCGGCCTGGAACGCGCCAACGAGATCATCCGCGACCGCAGCGCCGTCATCGAACGCGCCTCCGACGTCCACGACCGCCTCGCCGAACTGGTCCTGCGCGGCGGCGGAGTCCACGACGTGGCAGCCGCCGTCTCCCAGGTCCTGGAAGACGGCACCGTCGAGTTCAGCGAAGCCGCCGCGGCACCCGCCGACGCCCTGGAAGCGTCCCGGGCCGAAGGACACGCGGTCCGCCACGGCGACGACTGGGTCGCCGCCGTCACCGCGGGCGGCGAACTGCTCGGCGCACTCGTGCTCCGCGGCCACCACGGTCTCGACCCCGTCGACCAGCGCACCCTGGAGCGCGCCGCGATGGTCACCTCCCTGCTCCTGCTCGCCCGCCGCTCCGCCGCCGAGGCCGAGCAGCGCGTCCGCGGCGAACTCCTCGACGATCTCCTGGACGCCCGTGACCGAGACCCCCGCCTGCTGCGCGAGCGCGCCACCCGGCTCCACGCCGACCTGGACGCCACCTACGTCGTCCTCGCCGCCCGCCTCGACACACCCGCCGCCGACGCGGACCAGGAGGCCGACGCCCGCCGCCGGCTGTGGTCGGCCGCCTCCCACCTGGCCGCCACCCGGCACGGCCTCGCCGCCGCCCGCGACGGCGGCACGGTCCTCCTGCTCCCCCTCCAGCGCGGCGCCACCGCGACGGAACTGGCCCGCCGCACCGCCCGCCACCTGGGCACCGCCGTCCACGAGGCGGTCACGGTGGGCGCCTCCGCGCCCGTCGACGACCTGGCCGCCCACCCCGGTACGGCCACGGCCGCCTACGCCGAGGCCCAGCGCAGCCTGGAGGCCCTGCGCCTGCTCGGCCGCACCGGCGACGGCGCCGCCGCCGAGGACTTCGGCTTCCTCGGCCTGCTCCTGGCCGGCGAGCGTGACGTCGCCGGGTTCGTGGACCGCACCATAGGCCGGGTCACCGCCTACGACGACCGCCGGGGCACGGACCTCGTACGCACCCTGGAGGCGTACTTCGCCTGCGGCATGAGCCCCGTCCGCACCAAGGACGAGCTCCACGTCCACGTCAACACCGTCGCCCAGCGCCTGGAACGCGTCGGCCGCCTGCTCGGCGAGGACTGGCAGACACCCGCCCGCGTGCTGGAGATCCAACTCGCCCTGCGGCTGCACCGCCTGTCCTCGCCTGCACGGGGCTGA
- a CDS encoding glutamate racemase — MKIALMDSGIGLLAATAAVRRLRPDVDLVLSLDPAGMPWGPRTPQDLTARAVAVAEAAAAHAPDALIVGCNTATVHALTALRELLEPDLPVIGTVPAIKPAAAGGGPVAIWATPATTGSPYQQGLIRDFAGGVPVTEVPCWGLAEAVEHADEAAIDEAVTAAAALTPDQVTTVVLGCTHYELVAERIRHAVQRPGHPPLVLHGSAGAVAAQALRRIGGRPAPTAPAEGTVTVLLNGSEGALPAPALAYAEGRLLRAATPAR, encoded by the coding sequence GTGAAGATCGCGCTCATGGACTCCGGAATCGGGCTGCTGGCGGCCACCGCCGCGGTACGGCGCCTGCGCCCCGACGTGGATCTCGTCCTGTCCCTGGACCCGGCCGGCATGCCCTGGGGCCCGCGCACCCCGCAGGACCTCACCGCACGCGCCGTCGCCGTCGCCGAGGCCGCCGCCGCACACGCTCCGGACGCCCTGATCGTCGGCTGCAACACCGCCACCGTGCACGCGCTCACCGCGCTGCGGGAACTCCTGGAGCCGGACCTCCCGGTCATCGGCACCGTCCCCGCGATCAAGCCGGCCGCGGCCGGCGGCGGGCCGGTCGCCATCTGGGCCACACCCGCCACCACCGGCAGCCCCTACCAGCAGGGCCTCATCCGCGACTTCGCCGGCGGTGTGCCGGTCACCGAGGTGCCCTGCTGGGGCCTGGCCGAGGCCGTCGAGCACGCCGACGAGGCGGCGATCGACGAAGCCGTCACCGCCGCCGCCGCACTCACCCCCGACCAGGTGACGACCGTCGTCCTGGGCTGCACCCATTACGAACTGGTCGCCGAGCGCATCCGGCACGCCGTGCAGCGCCCCGGGCACCCCCCGCTGGTCCTGCACGGATCCGCCGGTGCCGTCGCCGCCCAGGCGCTGCGCCGGATCGGCGGCCGCCCCGCGCCCACAGCCCCGGCCGAGGGCACCGTGACGGTGCTGCTCAACGGCTCCGAGGGCGCCCTGCCCGCACCCGCCCTCGCCTACGCCGAAGGGCGCCTCCTGCGGGCCGCCACGCCCGCCCGCTGA